Genomic segment of Caproiciproducens sp. NJN-50:
GGCTACTGCTGGACGGCGCACGGCCGCTACCCGACGAACACGCCGGGCTGGTGGGGCGGCGCTCACCCGTTCAGCCTGCTGGATTACACGGTGGTACATAACGGGGAGATTTCCTCCTACGACGCGAACCGGCGGTGGATCGAGATGTTCGGCTACCGCTGCACGCTGCTGACCGACACGGAGGTCATCACCTACATTATCGATTATCTGAACCGGCGTCAGGGAATGAGCCTGACTGAGACCGCCGACGTGATCGCCGCGCCGTTCTGGAGCGAGATCGACCGGATGAGCCCGGAGGAGCAGAAGCGCTACACCTATCTGCGGAATGTGTTTTCCGGCCTTTTGATCACCGGCCCGTTCTCGATCCTGCTCGGTTTTACCGGCGGCATGATGGCCTTGAACGACCGCCTGAAGCTGCGCAGCATGGTGGTCGGCGAAAAGGGCGACCGCGTGTACGTCGCGAGCGAGGAATGCGCGATCCGCACGGTGGAGCCGGAGCCGGACCGCCTGTGGTCCCCGCGCGGCGGGGAGCCGGTCGTCATCCGGGTCAACGAGGGGGTGCGGGTTTAATGGCGATCAACTATAAAATCCCGGAATACGACGTTCTGCGCGACCCGCAGCGCTGCATTGCCTGCCGTGTCTGCGAGCGCCAGTGCGCGAACGAGGTGCATTCCTTCGACCCGGATTCCGGAACGATGAAGAGCGACGAAAGCAAATGCGTCAACTGTCACCGCTGCGTCGCGCTCTGCCCGACGCATGCGCTGAAAATCGTCAAAAACCCGGACACGTTCCGCCTGAACGCCTACTGGGGGCAGAGCGACATCAGCGAAATTTACGCCCAAGCGGAAACCGGCGGCATGCTGCTTTCCTCCATGGGCAACCCGAAGCCCTATCCGATCTACTGGGATAAAATGCTGATTAACGCCTCCCAGGTGACGAATCCCTCCATCGACCCGCTGCGCGAACCGATGGAGACCCGGACCTTCCTCGGCAAAAAGCCGGACCGCGTCGAGCGCGGTCCGGACGGTAAGATCAAAACCGACGGCCTGCCTCCCCAGCTCAAGCTGGAAGTTCCGATCCTGTTTTCCGCCATGAGCTACGGTTCCATCAGCTACAACGCGCACGAGAGCCTCGCGCGGGCGGCGCGGGCGCTGGGGACTTTTTACAATACCGGAGAGGGCGGGCTGCACGAGGACTTTTACGAGTACGGCCCGAACACGATCGTGCAGGTCGCGTCCGGCCGGTTCGGGGTGCATCCGGACTACCTGAAGGCCGGCGCGGCGATTGAGATCAAAATCGGCCAGGGAGCGAAGCCCGGCATCGGCGGGCATCTGACGGGGGCCAAGATCACGGACGCCGTTTCCAAGACCCGAATGATCCCCAAGGGGACCGACGCGATTTCCCCCGCGCCGCATCATGACATTTATTCCATTGAAGATCTGCGCCAGCTGGTTTATTCGCTGAAAGAGGCGACCGAATATCAAAAGCCGGTAATTGTCAAGATCGCGGCGGTACACAACGTCGCCGCCATCGCGAGCGGCATCGCGCGCAGCGGCGCGGACATCATCGCGATCGACGGGTTCCGCGGCGGCACCGGCGCGGCGCCGACCCGCATCCGCGACAATGTCGGCATCCCGATCGAGCTGGCGCTGGCGGCGGTGGACGAGCGCCTGCGGCAGGAGAAAATCCGCAGCAATGTGTCTTTGATCGTCGCCGGCGGCATTCGGAATTCGGCGGACGTGGTCAAGGCCATCGCGCTCGGGGCGGACGCGGTCTATATCGCGACCCCGGCGCTGATCGCGCTCGGCTGCCACCTTTGCCGCACCTGTCAGGTCGGCAAGTGCAACTGGGGCATCGCGACCCAGCGCCCCGACCTGGTGAAAAGGCTGAATCCGGAGATCGGTTATCAGCGCCTTGTGAATCTGGTTTCAGCGTGGCAGCATGAAATCATGGAAATGATGGGCGGCATGGGTATTAACTCGATCGAGTCGATGCGGGGAAACCGCCTGATGCTGCGCGGCGTGGGACTGAACGACAGAGAGCTTGAGATCCTTGGAATCAAGCACGCGGGGGAATGAGCGATGAAACGGGTTTATGTAAACGAAGAATGGTGCCTGGGGTGCCATCTGTGCGAATACAACTGCGCGTTCGCCGCGACCGGCGAACGCGATATGGCGAAGGCGCTCAAAGGGATGGAAATCCACCCGAAGATCCAGATCGAGGGGGACAATCGGATCAGCTTTGCGGTTTCCTGCCGTCACTGCGACGATCCGATCTGCATGAAAAGCTGCATCGCGGGCGCAATTTCCCGAAGGGACGGCGTGATCCACGTGGACAAAGACAAGTGCGTCGGATGTTTTACCTGCATCCTGGTCTGCCCCTATGGGGCGGTGCTGCCCGCCCCGGACGGGCACGCGGTCCGGAAATGCGAGCTCTGCACCGACAACGCGTGCGGGGAGCCCGCCTGTGTCGCGGGCTGCCCCAACGGCGCCATCGTCTTTGAAGAGAGGTGAACCGAATGAAATATGTGATAATCGGAAATTCCACCGCGGCCGTCGGCTGCGTCGAGGGAATCCGTTCCGTCGATCAGGAGGGGCCGATTACGGTGATTTCCGACGAGCCGTATCCCGCCTACTCCCGCCCGCTGATTTCCTATCTGCTGCAGGGGAGCACGACGGAGGAGAAGATGAGGACCCGCCCCGCCGATTTCTATGAGAAGAACGGCGTGACGCTCCTGTCCGGAAAAAAGGCGGTCCGGATCGACGACGCCCGGAAGACGGTCGGACTGGAGAGCGGGGAATCGCTCCCTTACGACCGGCTGCTGATCGCGGCCGGCTCCCGGCCGTTTATCCCGCCGATGGCGGGGCTGGACCGGGTGGAAAAGAAATTCACCTTTATGAAGCTGGACGACGCGAAGGCGCTGGAAGCGGCCCTGACCCCGGAAAGCCGCGTGCTGATCGTGGGCGCCGGGCTGATCGGCCTCAAGTGCGCGGAGGGCATCCGAGGGCGGGCCGGTTCCATCACGGTTGTCGATCTCGCGGACCGAATCCTGCCGAGTATCCTTGACGAAACGGGCTCGAAGATGATGCAGGAGCAGATCGAATCGAACGGAATCGGCTTCCTGCTCGGAGACAGCGTCGCGGAGTTTGGGAAAGACCGGGCGCATCTGAAAAGCGGGAAAACGGTGGAGTTCGACCTTCTTGTCGTCGCCGTCGGCGTGAGGCCGAATACGGAGCTTGCCTCACAGGCGGGCTGCGAGGTCGGCCGGGGCATCGCCGTCGACGAGCGTTCCGCAACCAGTGTGCCGGACATTTACGCGGCGGGGGACTGCTGCGAATGCCGCGACATCACGACCGGGCAGCGGCGCGTCCTGGCCATCCTGCCGAACGCCTACCTGCAGGGGGAGGCGGCCGGAGTGAATATGGCCGGCGGCGAAAAGAGCTTTGCGAATGCCGTGCCGATGAACGCAATCGGCTTCTTCGGGCTCCACGTCCTCACGGCGGGCAGCTACGACGGGGAAGAAATCGTGGAAACCAAACCGGGCGTTTACAAAAAGCTGGTGGTGAAGGACAATCTGCTGAAAGGATTTATCCTGATCGGAGAAATCGCCAGGGCCGGAATTTACACATCCCTGATCCGGGAACAGACTCCGCTCGATACCGTCGATTTTGATCTTCTCAAACAGAAACCGCAGTTGATGGCGTTTACGGCCCGGCGCCGGGCGGAGAAACTCGGAGGTGCGAAATGAACCGGATTGACGCGGACGGAAGGGATTTTCGGGCGCTGAACGAGGAGATCCGCGCGGCGGCGGACCCGGACATCCTGGTTGAAAACTGCATGGGGCAGCGTTATATCGGCGCGGGAATGAGCGGGAAGAATCTGACGATCCGCGGAATTCCAGGCAATGCGATGGGATGCTATCTGAACGGGAGTTCCATTCATGTCTGCGGCAACGCGCAGGATCAGACCGGCGACACCATGAACGCGGGGACCATCGTGATCGACGGCTCCTGCGGCGATGCGACGGGCTATTCGATGCGCGGAGGAAAGATTCTGGTGCGCGGCAATGCGGGGTACCGCGTCGGCATCCATATGAAGGCCTATCGGGAGCAGAAGCCGCTGATCGTGATCGGCGGGGAGACCGGGAGTTTTCTCGGGGAGTACCAGGCCGGCGGAACCATCATCGTGCTGGGGATCGGCTCCAAAAGGAAAGCGCCGGTCGGAAACCTCTGCGGGACGGGGATGCACGGCGGGAAGATGTTTCTGCGCTGCGAGGAACTTCCCGCGGACCTTCCCCCTCAGGTGGCGGCGGCTCCGGCCACGGCGGCGGACCTTGAGGAGATCGGCGCATATCTGGACGAATTCTGCGCGGCGTTTTCGGTTGACAAACAGAGCTTGTTCGGCCGTCCGTTCTTCGTGCTGAGCCCGAATTCCAATAACCCCTATCAAAACCTTTACACGTTTAATTAATTTCAGACAAAGGCGGCGCGGCCCCGGAATCTTCCGGGGCCGCGCCGCCTTTGCCGTTCGTTCAGGAATTCTGCGCGTTCTTGATCCCCGCGAAATGAGCCGCGATCACGCGGTCGCACCAGGCGTCGAACTCCGGGTCCGGCACCTGCATCTCCGGGTGGGAAAGATAATATTCCACGCTGCTGCGGACGCCGTCCGCAAACCGGATGCCGGCCGAAAAGCCGGGCACCAGGCGTTTGATTTTGGAGTTGTCGAACACGGCGCAGTACGCCTTGTCGCCCAGCAGTTTGCCGAGCAGCTCC
This window contains:
- a CDS encoding glutamate synthase, with the protein product MNRIDADGRDFRALNEEIRAAADPDILVENCMGQRYIGAGMSGKNLTIRGIPGNAMGCYLNGSSIHVCGNAQDQTGDTMNAGTIVIDGSCGDATGYSMRGGKILVRGNAGYRVGIHMKAYREQKPLIVIGGETGSFLGEYQAGGTIIVLGIGSKRKAPVGNLCGTGMHGGKMFLRCEELPADLPPQVAAAPATAADLEEIGAYLDEFCAAFSVDKQSLFGRPFFVLSPNSNNPYQNLYTFN
- a CDS encoding glutamate synthase-related protein, which gives rise to MAINYKIPEYDVLRDPQRCIACRVCERQCANEVHSFDPDSGTMKSDESKCVNCHRCVALCPTHALKIVKNPDTFRLNAYWGQSDISEIYAQAETGGMLLSSMGNPKPYPIYWDKMLINASQVTNPSIDPLREPMETRTFLGKKPDRVERGPDGKIKTDGLPPQLKLEVPILFSAMSYGSISYNAHESLARAARALGTFYNTGEGGLHEDFYEYGPNTIVQVASGRFGVHPDYLKAGAAIEIKIGQGAKPGIGGHLTGAKITDAVSKTRMIPKGTDAISPAPHHDIYSIEDLRQLVYSLKEATEYQKPVIVKIAAVHNVAAIASGIARSGADIIAIDGFRGGTGAAPTRIRDNVGIPIELALAAVDERLRQEKIRSNVSLIVAGGIRNSADVVKAIALGADAVYIATPALIALGCHLCRTCQVGKCNWGIATQRPDLVKRLNPEIGYQRLVNLVSAWQHEIMEMMGGMGINSIESMRGNRLMLRGVGLNDRELEILGIKHAGE
- a CDS encoding NAD(P)/FAD-dependent oxidoreductase yields the protein MKYVIIGNSTAAVGCVEGIRSVDQEGPITVISDEPYPAYSRPLISYLLQGSTTEEKMRTRPADFYEKNGVTLLSGKKAVRIDDARKTVGLESGESLPYDRLLIAAGSRPFIPPMAGLDRVEKKFTFMKLDDAKALEAALTPESRVLIVGAGLIGLKCAEGIRGRAGSITVVDLADRILPSILDETGSKMMQEQIESNGIGFLLGDSVAEFGKDRAHLKSGKTVEFDLLVVAVGVRPNTELASQAGCEVGRGIAVDERSATSVPDIYAAGDCCECRDITTGQRRVLAILPNAYLQGEAAGVNMAGGEKSFANAVPMNAIGFFGLHVLTAGSYDGEEIVETKPGVYKKLVVKDNLLKGFILIGEIARAGIYTSLIREQTPLDTVDFDLLKQKPQLMAFTARRRAEKLGGAK
- a CDS encoding class II glutamine amidotransferase, encoding MQNEGQIRIPSGCAITGVISKSGERFSGETAIRSIEPMHDRSNGLGGGFAAYGIYPQNRDLYAFHVFYDSARAKDECEEIFQSSFDVSVAEKIPTRKIPQITDEPAVWRYFGLPYDKLLQSTGLDEREFVARFVMKINTQITGAYVFSSGKNMGVFKAVGFPEDVGRYYRLEDYEGYCWTAHGRYPTNTPGWWGGAHPFSLLDYTVVHNGEISSYDANRRWIEMFGYRCTLLTDTEVITYIIDYLNRRQGMSLTETADVIAAPFWSEIDRMSPEEQKRYTYLRNVFSGLLITGPFSILLGFTGGMMALNDRLKLRSMVVGEKGDRVYVASEECAIRTVEPEPDRLWSPRGGEPVVIRVNEGVRV
- a CDS encoding 4Fe-4S dicluster domain-containing protein, which gives rise to MKRVYVNEEWCLGCHLCEYNCAFAATGERDMAKALKGMEIHPKIQIEGDNRISFAVSCRHCDDPICMKSCIAGAISRRDGVIHVDKDKCVGCFTCILVCPYGAVLPAPDGHAVRKCELCTDNACGEPACVAGCPNGAIVFEER